The Nymphalis io chromosome 14, ilAglIoxx1.1, whole genome shotgun sequence genome has a segment encoding these proteins:
- the LOC126773171 gene encoding sodium channel protein para isoform X35: protein MSEDLDSISEEEQSLFRPFTRESLAVIEARIAEEHAKQKELEKKRAEGEVRYDDEDEDEGPQPDATLEQGLPLPVRMQGSFPLELASTPLEDIDPFYHNQTTFVVISKGKDIFRFSATNALWILDPFNPIRRVAIYILVHPLFSLFIITTILVNCILMIMPTTPTVESTEVIFTGIYTFESAVKVMARGFILQPFTYLRDAWNWLDFVVIALAYVTMGIDLGNLAALRTFRVLRALKTVAIVPGLKTIVGAVIESVKNLRDVIILTMFSLSVFALMGLQIYMGVLTQKCIKVFPEDGSWGNLTDENWERFCQNETNWYGEDGDYPLCGNSSGAGQCEPGYICLQGYGPNPNYGYTSFDTFGWAFLSAFRLMTQDYWENLYQLVLRSAGSWHVLFFVVIIFLGSFYLVNLILAIVAMSYDELQKKAEEEEQAEEEALREAEQKAAARADKQEAREAHAREQAAAAEAAAYAEAHPAKSPSDSSCQSYELFVNQERGNQDDNTRERMSLRSDPFQDSVSTQPTHKPTANESHHEPARRQRKVSMVPHPERINKYGQLSYGPLREGSQASLSLPGSPFNLRRGSRGSHQMALRPNGRNRYPPGADRKPLVLSTYLDAQEHLPYADDSNAVTPMSEENGAIIIPVYYANLGSRHSSYTSHQSRLSYTSHGDLLGGKAQTKEARLRGRSASRNHSVTSQPHAYPLPRQDSSLASRPLREYEISTTECTDEAGKVLKQSNDNPFIESSQQPNVVDMRDVMVLNEIIEQAGRQSRASEQNAEDDEDGPTFKERLLECFMKGIDFFCVWDCCWLWLEFQKYVALLVFDPFVELFITLCIVVNTLFMALDHHDMDRDMEKALKSGNYFFTATFGIEAMLKLIAMSPKFYFQEGWNVFDFIIVALSLLELGLEGVQGLSVLRSFRLLRVFKLAKSWPALNLIISIMGRTVGALGNLTFVLCIIIFIFAVMGMQLFGKNYTDYVDRFPDGDLPRWNFTDFMHSFMIVFRVLCGEWIESMWDCMLVGDVSCIPFFLATVVIGNLVVLNLFLALLLSNFGSSNLSSPTADQDTNKIAEAFNRISRFIDWVKKNAADVLKLVKNKLTNQIAIHAPGLKAALCGRCVSPERVDNELELGADLDDGVLYKDKKLKDQVEVAIGDGMEFTIPGDNKYKKGKILMNNINAITDNHTDNRINCELNHHGYPIQDDDTISQKSYGSHKIRSFKDESHKGSADTIDGEEKKDASKEELGLEEEMIPEEEVGQVDLAKLDIKAVEGDGILEDSPADCCPEPCYARFPFLAGDDESPFWQGWAMLRLKTFRLIENTYFETAVITMILLSSLALALEDVHLPHRPILQDILYYMDRIFTVIFFIEMLIKWLALGFQKYFTNAWCWLDFIIVMVSLINFVAALCGAGGIQAFKTMRTLRALRPLRAMSRMQGMRVVVNALVQAIPSIFNVLLVCLIFWLIFAIMGVQLFAGKYFKCVDMNHTTLSHEIIPDRNACILENYTWENSPMNFDHVGKAYLCLFQVATFKGWIQIMNDAIDSREVGRQPIRETNIYMYLYFVFFIIFGSFFTLNLFIGVIIDNFNEQKKKAGGSLEMFMTEDQKKYYNAMKKMGSKKPLKAIPRPRWRPQAIVFEIVTDKKFDMIIMLFIGLNMLTMTLDHYQQSETFSAVLDYLNMIFIVIFSSECLLKIFALRYHYFVEPWNLFDFVVVMFSILSLVLSDIIEKYFVSPTLLRVVRVAKVGRVLRLVKGAKGIRTLLFALAMSLPALFNICLLLFLVMFIFAIFGMSFFMHVKDKGGLDDVYNFKTFVQSMILLFQMSTSAGWDGVLDGIINEEECDLPDNERGSPGNCGSATIGITYLLSYLVISFLIVINMYIAVILENYSQATEDVQEGLTDDDYDMYYEIWQRFDPEGTQYIRYDQLSDFLDVLEPPLQIHKPNKYKIISMDIPICRGDMMFCVDILDALTKDFFARKGNPIEEPVDVGRPDEVGYEPVSSTLWRQREEYCARLIQHAWRRHRRAQSPGGGSASGAEGGGASGPEAEGAPTAVLLDAGAGGAHRVVLQAAGAAPRPPEPAPPPAPV from the exons ATGTCCGAGGACTTGGACTCGATCAGCGAGGAAGAACAAAGCTTGTTCCGACCCTTCACCCGAGAGTCATTGGCCGTAATCGAGGCCCGCATAGCTGAAGAGCATGCCAAGCAAAAAGAACTCGAGAAAAAACGAGCGGAAGGCGAG GTGCGGTACGATGATGAGGATGAAGATGAAGGTCCCCAACCAGATGCGACCTTGGAGCAGGGCCTGCCGCTGCCGGTGCGCATGCAGGGCTCCTTTCCTCTCGAACTCGCCTCCACACCACTCGAGGACATCGATCCTTTCTACCACAACCAAACA ACATTCGTAGTCATAAGCAAGGGTAAAGACATCTTCAGATTTTCGGCGACTAATGCCTTGTGGATATTGGATCCATTTAATCCAATAAGAAGAGTGgccatatatatattagtgcATCCTTTATTCTCTCTGTTCATTATTACCACAATTCTTGTGAATTGTATACTCATGATAATGCCTACCACACCAACTGTCGAAAGTACtga AGTTATCTTTACCGGCATCTACACCTTTGAATCGGCGGTGAAAGTAATGGCCAGGGGTTTCATACTACAGCCATTCACATACCTTAGAGATGCATGGAATTGGCTTGACTTCGTAGTTATAGCTTTAGC TTATGTGACGATGGGCATAGATCTCGGCAACTTGGCCGCTCTAAGAACGTTCAGAGTTCTCCGAGCTTTGAAGACTGTGGCCATCGTACcgg GCTTGAAGACTATTGTGGGTGCGGTGATAGAGTCGGTGAAAAATCTTCGAGATGTGATAATATTGACGATGTTTTCACTATCTGTGTTCGCACTTATGGGTCTGCAAATCTATATGGGGGTCTTGACACAGAAATGTATTAAAGTCTTTCCGGAAGACGGTAGTTGGGGTAACCTCACCGATGAGAACTGGGAAAGATTTTGTCAAAATGAAA CAAATTGGTACGGAGAAGACGGAGACTACCCCCTTTGTGGAAATTCATCAGGAGCAGG ACAATGTGAACCAGGCTACATATGTTTACAAGGCTATGGACCAAACCCTAACTACGGATATACGAGTTTTGACACGTTTGGTTGGGCTTTCCTATCAGCTTTTCGACTCATGACACAGGACTATTGGGAAAATCTTTATCAACTG GTGCTAAGGTCAGCGGGTTCATGGCACGTCTTGTTCTTCGTAGTGATCATATTCTTGGGCTCATTCTATCTCGTCAACTTGATTTTGGCTATCGTCGCCATGTCATATGATGAGTTACAAAAGAAAGCTGAAGAAGAGGAACAAGCCGAAGAAGAAGCTCTTAGG GAAGCGGAACAAAAAGCGGCAGCCAGAGCGGATAAGCAGGAAGCCAGGGAAGCCCATGCTCGCGAGCAGGCTGCAGCAGCAGAGGCGGCGGCGTACGCCGAGGCACATCCCGCTAAATCTCCCAGCGACTCTTCCTGTCAGAGCTACGAGCTGTTCGTGAACCAGGAGCGGGGCAACCAGGACGACAATACGCGCGAGCGCATGTCCCTCCGTAGCGACCCCTTCCAGGACTCGGTGAGCACTCAGCCCACGCACAAGCCAACCGCCAACGAATCGCACCACGAACCGGCACGCCGACAGAGGAAGGTCAGCATG GTTCCCCACCCTGAACGCATAAATAAATACGGACAGTTGTCATATGGGCCACTGCGCGAAGGCTCACAG GCTTCATTGTCACTTCCTGGATCACCGTTCAATTTACGTCGAGGATCTCGTGGGTCGCATCAAATGGCTTTAAGACCGAACGGAAGAAATCGATATCCACCTGGAGCTGATCGAAAACCACTTGTCCTTTCAACATACTTGGATGCACAGGAACATCTGCCATATGCTGACGATTCAAATGCTGTCACACCAATGTCTGAAGAAAATGGTGCTATAATTATACCTGTGTACTACGCCAATTTAG gtTCAAGACATTCTTCTTACACGTCGCATCAATCTCGATTGTCGTACACTTCACACGGTGACTTATTAGGTGGAAAAGCGCAAACGAAGGAAGCAAGGCTAAGAGGACGATCGGCATCCAGAAATCACAGCGTTACGTCACAACCGCATGCCTACCCACTGCCAAGACAAGATTCGTCGCTCGCATCTAGACCGCTTAGAGAATAT GAAATAAGCACAACGGAATGTACAGATGAGGCTGGCAAAGTATTAAAACAATCTAACGACAATCCTTTTATAGAGTCATCGCAGCAGCCCAACGTTGTAGATATGAGAG ATGTTATGGTActaaatgaaattattgaacAAGCGGGCAGACAAAGTAGAGCCAGTGAGCAAAACG CAGAAGACGATGAGGATGGACCCACCTTCAAAGAAAGACTCCTCGAGTGCTTTATGAAAGGAATAGACTTCTTTTGTGTTTGGGACTGCTGTTGGTTATGGCTGGAGTTCCAAAAATACGTGGCTCTTCTGGTGTTCGACCCATTCGTAGAACTGTTTATCACCTTATGTATTGTGGTCAACACTTTGTTTATGGCTTTGGACCATCATGATATGGATCGAGATATGGAAAAGGCGCTAAAAAGTGGCAACTAT ttctTCACTGCAACCTTTGGTATAGAAGCCATGCTAAAATTAATAGCTATGAGCCCGaagttttattttcaagaaGGTTGGAACGTTTTTGATTTTATCATCGTGGCCTTATCGTTATTAGAATTGGGTCTGGAAGGTGTACAGGGTTTGTCAGTGTTACGTTCATTTCGTTTG cTGCGTGTATTTAAACTGGCTAAGTCTTGGCCGGCGCTAAACCTTATTATATCCATAATGGGTAGGACAGTGGGAGCTTTAGGGAACTTGACCTTTGTACTTTGCatcattatattcatatttgcgGTGATGGGAATGCAGTTATTTGGGAAAAACTATACAG ACTATGTAGACCGTTTTCCGGACGGAGATCTTCCCCGTTGGAACTTCACCGACTTCATGCACAGCTTCATGATAGTCTTTCGAGTGCTATGTGGAGAATGGATAGAAAGCATGTGGGATTGTATGCTCGTTGGAGACGTGTCCTGCATACCATTCTTCTTAGCTACCGTTGTCATTGGTAATCTTGTG gttCTCAACCTCTTCTTGGCCCTGTTACTGTCAAACTTTGGGTCATCTAACTTATCGTCGCCGACAGCCGATCAAGACACCAACAAAATAGCTGAAGCATTTAACAGAATATCGAGATTCATAGATTGGGTTAAAAAGAACGCAGCCGACGTCTTAAAGTTGgtgaaaaataaacttacaaacCAAATAGCCATACACGCTCCCG GCTTAAAGGCGGCTTTATGTGGCCGCTGTGTCTCCCCAGAACGGGTGGATAACGAGCTGGAATTAGGTGCTGACCTTGATGATGGAGTACTGTATAAAGATAAGAAACTAAAAGACCAAGTAGAAGTAGCAATCGGTGACGGCATGGAATTTACAATACCag GTGACAATAAGTACAAGAAAGGTAAAATACTAATGAATAATATCAATGCAATAACCGATAACCACACAGACAATAGAATTAATTGTGAACTTAATCATCATGGATACCCTATTCAG GACGATGATACTATAAGTCAGAAATCATACGGAAGTCACAAAATTAGATCTTTTAAAGATGAAAGTCACAAAGGTTCAGCAGACACCATCGATGGTGAAGAAAAAAAAGACGCCAGTAAAGAAGAATTAGGGCTAGAGGaag AAATGATACCAGAAGAAGAGGTTGGTCAAGTGGATCTGGCTAAATTGGACATAAAAGCTGTAGAGGGTGATGGCATTCTTGAAGACTCTCCAGCAGACTGCTGTCCAGAACCTTGTTATGCGCGCTTCCCCTTTTTAGCTGGAGATGACGAATCTCCATTCTGGCAAGGATGGGCCATGTTGAGACTGAAAACCTTCCGACTTATTGAAAATACATACTTTGAAACGGCTGTGATAACTATGATTTTACTCAGTAGTTTGGCTTTG GCTCTAGAAGATGTTCATTTACCACATCGGCCGATACTTCAAGATATCCTCTATTATATGGACCGAATCTTTACCGTTATATTTTTCATCGAGATGTTGATCAAGTGGCTTGCTCTTGGATTCCAGAAATATTTCACGAATGCCTGGTGTTGGCTTGATTTCATCATTGTTATG GTCTCGCTTATAAACTTCGTAGCGGCGCTTTGTGGCGCCGGTGGCATTCAGGCGTTCAAAACGATGAGAACGCTTCGAGCCCTTCGACCGCTCAGGGCTATGAGCCGCATGCAGGGCATGAGG GTGGTAGTGAATGCTCTGGTGCAAGCGATCCCATCCATCTTCAACGTGCTGCTCGTGTGTCTGATATTCTGGCTTATCTTTGCTATTATGGGTGTACAACTCTTCGctggaaaatattttaag TGCGTCGACATGAACCACACAACTCTAAGCCATGAAATTATCCCAGATAGAAATGCTTGTATTTTAGAAAACTACACCTGGGAAAACTCCCCAATGAATTTCGACCATGTTGGCAAGGCTTATTTATGTCTATTTCAAGTTGCTACTTTCAAAGGCTGGATTCAAATCATGAATGATGCTATCGATTCACGAGAG GTTGGTCGTCAGCCCATTCGAGAAAccaatatatacatgtatttgtattttgtattcttCATAATTTTCGGCTCGTTTTTCACTCTTAACCTATTCATTGGTgtgattattgataattttaatgaacaaaAGAAGAAAGCAGGAGGCAGTCTTGAAATGTTTATGACAGAAGATCAGAAAAAGTATTACAATGCTATGAAAAAAATGGGATCGAAAAAGCCCCTTAAAGCAATTCCCAGGCCAAGG TGGCGGCCGCAAGCAATCGTATTTGAGATTGTAACAGATAAGAAATTTGATATGATCATTATGTTGTTTATTGGCCTTAATATGTTAACTATGACCCTCGATCATTATCAACAATCAGAAACATTCAGTGCTGTGTTGGACTatcttaatatgatatttatcgtAATATTTAGTTCAGAGTGCTTACTTAAGATCTTTGCCCTGCGATACCATTACTTTGTGGAGCCATGGAATCTATTTGATTTTGTCGTTGTAATGTTTTCTATACTTA GCTTGGTGTTGAGCGATATCATAGAAAAGTACTTTGTTTCACCGACTTTACTCAGAGTTGTCAGAGTGGCAAAAGTTGGTAGAGTACTTCGACTTGTTAAAGGTGCAAAGGGCATTCGAACATTACTGTTCGCTCTGGCCATGTCACTGCCAGCTCTCTTTAACATTTGTCTGCTGCTATTTCTTGTAATGTTTATCTTCGCAATATTTGGAATGTCATTTTTCATGCATGTTAAAGACAAAGGAGGCCTAGATGACGTGTACAACTTCAAAACTTTCGTGCAAAGTATGATTCTACTATTTCAG ATGTCTACATCGGCGGGTTGGGATGGTGTGTTAGACGGTATTATAAATGAGGAAGAGTGTGATTTGCCGGACAACGAACGTGGGTCACCTGGCAACTGTGGCTCTGCGACGATAGGCATTACCTACTTACTGTCATATCTGGTGATCTCTTTCCTCATCGTTATTAACATGTACATTGCCGTTATTCTCGAAAATTATTCTCAG GCAACCGAAGACGTACAGGAAGGCCTAACTGACGACGACTACGACATGTACTACGAGATATGGCAGCGGTTTGATCCCGAAGGAACACAATACATCAGATACGATCAACTATCTGATTTCTTAGACGTTCTCGAGCCGCCTTTACAAATCCACAAAcctaacaaatacaaaattatatccaTGGACATACCTATATGTCGCGGTGATATGATGTTCTGCGTTGACATCTTAGATGCGCTCACGAAAGACTTCTTTGCGAGAAAGGGCAATCCCATCGAGGAACCGGTCGACGTGGGAAGGCCCGACGAAGTGGGCTACGAGCCCGTGTCGTCAACGCTATGGAGACAACGTGAAGAGTACTGCGCGCGGCTGATCCAGCACGCGTGGCGGAGACACCGGCGAGCGCAGTCGCCAGGTGGCGGCTCCGCGTCGGGCGCTGAGGGCGGCGGCGCGAGCGGACCGGAGGCGGAAGGCGCCCCGACGGCCGTGCTGCTGGACGCGGGCGCTGGCGGCGCGCACCGCGTGGTGCTGCAGGCGGCCGGGGCGGCGCCGCGCCCGCCCgagcccgcgccgccgcccgcgcccgtcTGA